One genomic window of Gemmatimonadales bacterium includes the following:
- a CDS encoding class I SAM-dependent methyltransferase: MPMLSAAAWTPTKYVIRDDRLRAAADPRIVSIGSRLMVDAIAARYTAAIPLHCRGDVLDLGCGRAPLYGLYRHFAGTITCVDWADSEHDVRHADVLCDLNEPIPFPDASFDTIIFSDVMEHLYRPQQALEEIRRVLRPEGTLLMNLPFMYPIHEQPHDYYRYTRFALERMLGDASLEAVALESIGGAPEVLVDLVSKLFLRMRIAGPSLAGSAQAVAGWWVRTKPGRWMSTSTAAQFPFGYFLIARPR, from the coding sequence ATGCCGATGCTGAGTGCCGCCGCGTGGACCCCGACCAAGTACGTCATTCGCGACGACCGCCTCCGCGCCGCGGCGGACCCGCGCATCGTGAGCATCGGGTCCCGCCTCATGGTGGACGCGATCGCGGCGCGCTACACGGCGGCGATCCCGCTCCACTGCCGCGGCGACGTGCTGGACCTGGGATGTGGCCGGGCGCCGCTCTACGGACTCTATCGCCACTTCGCCGGGACAATTACCTGCGTGGATTGGGCGGATTCCGAGCACGACGTGCGTCATGCCGACGTACTCTGCGACTTGAACGAGCCGATCCCGTTCCCGGATGCATCCTTCGACACGATCATCTTCTCTGACGTGATGGAGCATCTCTACCGTCCTCAGCAGGCGCTTGAGGAGATCAGGCGCGTGCTGCGCCCGGAGGGGACGCTGCTGATGAACCTGCCATTCATGTACCCGATCCACGAGCAGCCGCACGACTATTATCGGTACACGCGCTTTGCGCTCGAGCGGATGCTCGGCGACGCCAGCCTGGAGGCGGTCGCGCTCGAGTCGATTGGCGGCGCGCCCGAGGTGCTGGTCGATCTCGTCTCGAAGCTGTTCCTGCGGATGCGGATCGCGGGCCCCTCCCTCGCGGGTTCGGCGCAGGCGGTTGCCGGCTGGTGGGTGCGCACGAAGCCGGGACGCTGGATGTCGACCTCGACCGCCGCACAGTTTCCCTTCGGGTATTTTCTGATTGCCCGGCCTCGGTAG
- a CDS encoding glycosyltransferase family 2 protein gives MSGAGTPDERAAPALSASVVVYRPSSDELRTTLRTFRREAERAVAAREVASVQLVVVDNGSPAVALDTLLAEELRAAPWFAWTLLRGHGNVGYGRGHNIAAQRGLGRYHLVLNPDVELVEGALAAGLRFLRENPDVVLAAPCAVSPHGVPLHLCKRYPSVLVLALRGFAPRCVRARWDARLGQYEMRHLFAAATPVRADFLASGCFLLVRSDAFIAAGGFSPRFFLYFEDSDLSLRMRQHGALAYLPAMRIVHHGGNAARKGWWHVCLFTRSAVTFFRAHGWRLA, from the coding sequence GTGAGCGGCGCGGGTACCCCCGACGAGCGGGCCGCCCCCGCGCTCAGCGCGAGCGTCGTGGTCTACCGGCCTTCGTCCGACGAGTTGCGCACCACGCTTCGTACGTTCCGCCGCGAGGCCGAGCGCGCGGTCGCCGCACGGGAGGTCGCGTCGGTGCAGCTCGTGGTGGTGGACAACGGTTCACCTGCGGTTGCGCTCGACACCCTTCTCGCGGAAGAGCTGCGCGCCGCTCCATGGTTCGCCTGGACGCTTCTGCGCGGGCATGGCAACGTGGGGTACGGCCGGGGACACAACATCGCGGCCCAACGCGGCCTCGGCCGCTACCACCTCGTGCTCAACCCGGACGTCGAGTTGGTGGAGGGCGCCCTCGCGGCGGGACTCCGGTTCCTTCGCGAGAATCCCGACGTCGTGCTGGCCGCCCCCTGCGCCGTGAGTCCGCATGGGGTGCCGCTCCATCTCTGCAAGCGGTATCCGAGCGTACTCGTGCTGGCACTCCGGGGCTTTGCGCCACGGTGCGTCCGGGCTCGCTGGGACGCGCGGCTGGGCCAGTACGAGATGCGACATCTCTTTGCCGCGGCCACGCCGGTGCGCGCCGACTTCCTGGCGAGCGGCTGCTTCCTGCTCGTCCGATCGGATGCGTTCATTGCGGCGGGGGGCTTCTCCCCGCGATTCTTCCTCTACTTCGAGGATTCCGACCTGAGTCTCAGAATGCGGCAGCACGGCGCGCTGGCCTATCTGCCGGCCATGCGCATCGTGCACCACGGCGGCAATGCCGCCAGGAAGGGTTGGTGGCATGTGTGCCTCTTCACGAGATCGGCCGTGACCTTCTTCCGCGCGCATGGATGGCGCCTTGCCTGA
- a CDS encoding class I SAM-dependent methyltransferase → MNLVAAYKRPIKAILPFPVYFAMRKVYHDLIMPATYARSARNDAEYLDAHGIDVAPPPNLRHRTHGSPDLPSFLKEGERHYRTIEASACPHGPGGQDAARVLDFGCGCGRTALWFRKHRPELAYTGVDLDRECIGWNERHLRFGHFLVGSPRPPLPFDAGSFDLIFSISVFTHLSEDLAAAWLAELARVARPRAYVLLSIYAQREIEALPRVQRNQLDKTGLYHARSGVMHRIFPDFYQNTYHGWDYIVRRWGQFFEVVDRVNIGVQDLVVMRAIA, encoded by the coding sequence ATGAACCTGGTCGCCGCCTACAAACGCCCAATCAAGGCAATCCTTCCGTTTCCCGTGTACTTCGCGATGCGGAAGGTGTACCACGATCTCATCATGCCGGCGACGTACGCCCGCAGCGCCCGGAACGACGCGGAATACCTCGATGCGCACGGCATCGATGTGGCGCCGCCTCCGAATCTCCGCCATCGCACCCACGGCTCGCCCGATCTGCCCTCCTTCCTGAAGGAGGGTGAGCGGCACTACCGCACCATCGAGGCGTCGGCGTGCCCGCACGGCCCCGGGGGACAGGATGCCGCTCGCGTGCTGGACTTCGGATGCGGCTGCGGGCGCACTGCGCTCTGGTTTCGCAAGCATCGACCCGAACTTGCCTACACCGGCGTGGACCTCGATCGGGAATGCATCGGCTGGAACGAGCGGCATCTCCGATTCGGCCACTTCCTCGTGGGAAGCCCGCGACCGCCGCTGCCGTTCGACGCCGGCTCGTTCGATCTCATCTTCAGCATTTCCGTTTTCACCCACCTGAGCGAGGACCTCGCCGCGGCATGGCTTGCCGAGCTCGCGCGCGTGGCGCGCCCGCGCGCATACGTGCTGCTCTCGATCTACGCGCAGCGTGAGATCGAGGCGCTCCCTCGCGTGCAGCGCAACCAGCTGGACAAGACGGGCCTCTATCATGCGAGATCGGGCGTGATGCACCGAATTTTTCCCGACTTCTACCAGAACACGTACCATGGCTGGGATTACATCGTCCGCCGGTGGGGGCAGTTCTTCGAGGTGGTCGATCGGGTCAACATCGGGGTGCAGGACCTTGTCGTGATGCGGGCGATTGCGTGA
- a CDS encoding glycosyltransferase family 2 protein, whose protein sequence is MNLILLSTYNGAAFLRPQLDSLVAQTEPDWVLLVRDDGSRDGTPSLLAEAAAADSRVRVVTDHVPGNVGPAGSFGVLLERGVALGGRRFLLADQDDVWHRDKVARQLAALAGAERELGSETPILVHSDLRVVDAELRPRHPSFLRYQGLRQPSADPLRTLLAQNFVTACAAAFNRPLALLAAPFPESAVMHDWWIALCAAAAGELRFEPDALVDYRQHGRNTVGAPGQWGLAVRAASDAVNWWSARLAIFRGGIRQAAALEARLTERGSGRADARALVREYARAFDGPRGRLRRLATVAGLGVRPEGMSRRALFWWRVALA, encoded by the coding sequence GTGAACCTCATCCTGCTCAGCACGTACAACGGCGCCGCGTTCCTGCGGCCTCAACTGGACAGCCTCGTGGCGCAGACCGAGCCGGATTGGGTCCTGCTCGTCCGTGACGACGGGTCGCGCGACGGCACGCCGTCACTGCTCGCCGAGGCCGCGGCTGCGGACTCTCGCGTGCGCGTCGTGACCGACCACGTGCCCGGCAACGTCGGCCCGGCCGGCAGCTTCGGCGTGCTGCTGGAACGCGGTGTGGCGCTGGGCGGCCGCCGCTTTCTGCTCGCGGACCAGGACGACGTGTGGCACCGCGACAAAGTCGCCCGGCAGCTCGCGGCGCTTGCCGGCGCCGAGCGCGAGCTCGGCTCTGAGACCCCCATCCTCGTCCATTCGGATCTGCGCGTCGTGGATGCCGAGTTGCGCCCCCGCCATCCCTCGTTCCTCCGGTACCAGGGCCTTCGCCAACCATCCGCCGATCCGCTGCGCACGCTCCTGGCGCAGAACTTCGTGACGGCGTGCGCGGCCGCGTTCAACCGGCCGCTCGCCTTGCTGGCAGCGCCGTTTCCCGAATCCGCCGTGATGCACGATTGGTGGATCGCGCTCTGTGCCGCAGCGGCCGGCGAGCTCAGGTTCGAGCCCGACGCCCTGGTCGACTACCGGCAACACGGGCGGAACACCGTCGGAGCACCCGGTCAGTGGGGGCTGGCGGTTCGCGCCGCCAGCGATGCGGTAAACTGGTGGAGCGCTCGCCTTGCGATCTTTCGCGGCGGCATCCGACAGGCCGCGGCGCTCGAGGCGCGCCTCACCGAGCGGGGGTCGGGACGAGCGGACGCGCGCGCGCTGGTGCGGGAGTACGCGCGCGCCTTCGACGGCCCGCGAGGCCGCCTCCGGCGTCTCGCCACCGTGGCCGGGCTCGGCGTGCGGCCCGAAGGCATGAGCCGGCGCGCGCTCTTCTGGTGGCGCGTGGCGCTCGCATGA
- a CDS encoding isocitrate lyase/phosphoenolpyruvate mutase family protein produces MATVAAPSSPHSTYPAHEVAKLFAPPEAEVPALKLRRLLKEAQTRKSYIHTAGAYDAFTAAIMTRLGFKALYGSGWQLAATKSLYPDIGIYSSHQMVELVLEMKKGIEGARNTCWYDSEGKELIDAPPAFVDMEAGFGGPTQTFTLATELIRVGTAGVHLENQDPTNRTCGHIVNVGKAKRDKVLVPRKDWLAKLKAIKAAAEVTGVDVVIIARTDSIDGALPGQSSGGVKMAVEDAWEAAELGVDVIWPEFNNADIDQPAEFSEGVRKHYPKQMLGFNLSPSLYFGRAKKAGKLITNQQLADLGFILQFSTLFNFRTAGMALEKGLRKFLHSGIDALADLQIEEDEMSPPPITKMHQKFAGMNRWLILEQVLSGKE; encoded by the coding sequence ATGGCGACTGTCGCTGCTCCCAGCTCCCCGCACAGCACCTACCCGGCTCACGAGGTCGCCAAGCTCTTTGCGCCGCCCGAGGCCGAGGTCCCGGCCTTGAAGCTCCGCCGCCTCCTCAAGGAGGCTCAGACCCGGAAGAGCTATATCCACACCGCTGGCGCGTACGACGCGTTCACCGCGGCCATCATGACCCGTCTCGGATTCAAGGCGCTCTATGGGAGCGGGTGGCAGCTCGCCGCGACCAAGAGCCTGTACCCCGACATCGGCATCTACTCGTCTCACCAGATGGTCGAGCTGGTGCTCGAGATGAAGAAGGGCATCGAGGGCGCGCGGAATACCTGCTGGTACGATTCGGAGGGCAAGGAGCTGATCGACGCGCCACCCGCGTTCGTCGACATGGAGGCCGGCTTCGGCGGCCCCACCCAGACGTTCACCCTCGCCACCGAGCTCATCCGGGTGGGCACCGCAGGCGTCCACCTCGAGAACCAGGACCCGACCAACCGCACCTGCGGCCACATCGTGAACGTCGGCAAGGCCAAGCGCGACAAGGTGCTGGTGCCCAGGAAGGACTGGCTCGCCAAGCTCAAGGCGATCAAGGCGGCGGCCGAGGTCACTGGCGTCGACGTCGTCATTATCGCGCGCACCGACTCGATCGATGGCGCGCTTCCCGGCCAATCGTCGGGTGGCGTCAAAATGGCGGTCGAAGACGCGTGGGAGGCGGCCGAGCTCGGCGTTGACGTGATCTGGCCGGAGTTCAACAACGCCGACATCGACCAACCCGCCGAATTTTCCGAAGGGGTGCGCAAGCACTACCCCAAACAGATGCTGGGCTTCAATCTGTCGCCGTCGCTCTACTTCGGCCGCGCGAAAAAGGCCGGCAAGCTCATCACCAATCAGCAGCTCGCTGATCTGGGGTTCATCCTGCAGTTCTCGACGCTCTTCAACTTCCGTACGGCGGGCATGGCGCTCGAGAAGGGCCTGCGCAAGTTTCTCCACTCCGGGATAGACGCCCTCGCCGACCTCCAGATCGAGGAAGACGAGATGTCGCCGCCGCCCATCACCAAGATGCACCAGAAGTTTGCCGGGATGAATCGCTGGCTCATCCTGGAACAGGTGCTGAGCGGGAAAGAGTAG
- a CDS encoding glycosyltransferase: protein MMQPNGKAVVLAPFWRLPSHVAVYRVERFVRWLQGEGVDVVLVRASSRDFVEQTPWGTEISMRDPVSLYREPGGPPLPAWRRRPNRLRRLAAMAVLTPDPLILWARRAARHPTVLEHAAGARWVIASSPPESVHVGAAALAARVGAKLVVDLRDGWLDEPLRSLVQTSRFHRWRERRLERRIISQAHRIFVTSEGWRQQLAQRYPGAVGKVGLLTNGYPPDGPGAVPGESAAHADERNTLELCYAGQFTQSRSTQHPRLLLEPLWLAARKGGRAACIDLVGHLSGEDVTEIAAWSPRFEEAGWSVRTHAPVPRAAILARLRRASGLLLLSASESAVPSKLFEYIPAGRPILAAASPTGALWRLCRQIPQVFLTDYLRPEHSSPVLSAFLAACAEREPAYGLPEQFTERYLRRRFLRDLELAPDDV from the coding sequence ATGATGCAGCCCAACGGCAAGGCGGTGGTACTCGCGCCTTTCTGGCGATTGCCGTCGCACGTCGCGGTCTATCGCGTGGAGCGCTTCGTGCGGTGGCTTCAGGGCGAAGGCGTGGACGTGGTCCTCGTGCGCGCCTCGTCCCGCGACTTCGTCGAGCAGACCCCGTGGGGCACGGAGATCTCGATGCGCGACCCCGTGTCGCTCTACCGCGAGCCGGGCGGCCCGCCTCTGCCGGCATGGCGCCGCCGGCCCAATCGCCTTCGCCGGCTCGCGGCAATGGCAGTGCTGACGCCCGATCCGTTGATCCTCTGGGCGCGGCGCGCGGCCCGCCACCCCACTGTCCTCGAGCACGCGGCCGGTGCGCGGTGGGTGATCGCGTCGAGCCCGCCAGAGTCGGTGCACGTCGGAGCCGCCGCGCTCGCCGCGCGCGTGGGTGCCAAGCTCGTCGTCGATCTGCGCGACGGCTGGCTCGACGAACCCCTCCGGTCGCTCGTGCAAACCTCGCGCTTCCACCGGTGGCGGGAGCGCCGGCTCGAGCGCCGCATCATCTCGCAGGCGCATCGCATCTTCGTGACCTCGGAGGGCTGGCGGCAGCAGTTGGCGCAACGATATCCCGGCGCGGTCGGCAAGGTAGGGCTACTCACCAATGGGTACCCGCCGGACGGCCCGGGTGCTGTCCCTGGCGAATCGGCGGCGCACGCCGACGAGCGGAACACGCTCGAGCTCTGTTATGCCGGCCAGTTTACCCAGTCGCGGAGCACGCAGCACCCCAGGCTGCTCCTGGAGCCGCTTTGGCTCGCCGCGCGCAAGGGCGGGCGGGCCGCCTGCATCGATCTCGTCGGTCATCTGAGCGGCGAGGACGTGACGGAAATCGCGGCTTGGAGCCCGCGATTCGAGGAGGCGGGCTGGAGCGTGCGTACCCATGCGCCCGTGCCGCGGGCCGCGATCCTGGCCCGTTTGCGCCGCGCGAGCGGACTGCTGCTCCTTTCGGCCTCGGAGTCCGCCGTGCCGAGCAAGCTCTTCGAGTACATCCCCGCCGGTCGTCCGATCCTAGCAGCCGCGAGCCCGACCGGCGCGCTCTGGCGGCTCTGCCGGCAAATACCACAGGTGTTTCTGACCGACTATCTTCGCCCCGAGCATTCCTCGCCCGTGCTGAGCGCCTTTCTCGCCGCATGCGCCGAGCGCGAGCCCGCGTATGGACTTCCCGAGCAATTCACGGAGCGGTATCTGCGGAGGAGATTTCTCCGGGATCTGGAGCTCGCTCCGGACGACGTGTGA
- a CDS encoding glycosyltransferase family 4 protein produces the protein MAWVVCPEFGAASEVWLYRQATGMRRHRVRVITWNERDAEQFPAGPCEVTQVPTPFAPPGGRWRRRVRGALSLALGRPGSTRGEMAWFRAAIGQRRPSVILAQYGPTGIRIAPAAAAERIPLVVHFHGVDLSAMLRSAHYRRSLRVAIPRVTRFVVVAEYMRDALTRLGAERDRIERIPYGVPLEEFPAMARGRSPCRFLMVGRLTEKKRPDLSLRAFELVARADADAHLTIIGGGELFASVRELAAQGGLANRVTMLGSEPPQRVREAMEAADVFVQHSMVASNGDMEGWPVAIAEAAASGLPIVATRHASIPEQVAHESSGLLCDEGDWQAMGAHMLRLAADPALRCRMGQAARERIAAFDLAGQIERLERLLCDAAADSPGA, from the coding sequence GTGGCGTGGGTCGTGTGTCCCGAGTTCGGCGCCGCGAGCGAGGTATGGCTCTACCGCCAGGCCACCGGCATGCGCAGGCACCGCGTCCGCGTCATCACCTGGAACGAGCGGGACGCGGAGCAGTTCCCCGCTGGTCCGTGCGAGGTGACTCAGGTGCCGACTCCGTTTGCGCCTCCGGGGGGGCGATGGCGCCGGAGGGTGCGCGGCGCCCTGAGCCTTGCGCTGGGTCGCCCCGGCAGCACGCGCGGCGAGATGGCCTGGTTTCGCGCCGCGATCGGGCAGCGGCGCCCCAGTGTGATCCTCGCGCAGTACGGACCGACGGGCATACGCATCGCGCCCGCGGCTGCGGCGGAACGCATTCCGCTGGTGGTGCACTTTCACGGCGTCGACCTCTCCGCGATGCTGCGCTCCGCCCACTACCGCAGGTCGTTGCGCGTTGCGATTCCACGCGTCACTCGCTTCGTGGTCGTGGCCGAATACATGCGCGACGCGCTGACGCGTCTCGGCGCGGAGCGGGATCGGATCGAGCGCATTCCCTATGGGGTGCCCCTCGAAGAGTTCCCCGCCATGGCGCGCGGTCGCAGTCCGTGCCGATTTCTCATGGTCGGTCGCCTGACCGAGAAGAAGCGCCCCGATCTTTCGCTCCGGGCGTTCGAGCTCGTGGCTCGCGCCGACGCCGATGCGCATCTTACCATCATCGGAGGCGGCGAGCTCTTCGCATCCGTGCGGGAGCTCGCCGCCCAGGGCGGACTGGCCAATCGCGTCACGATGCTCGGCTCCGAGCCGCCGCAACGGGTGCGTGAGGCCATGGAGGCCGCCGACGTCTTCGTGCAGCATTCGATGGTGGCGTCGAACGGAGACATGGAGGGCTGGCCGGTCGCAATCGCCGAGGCAGCCGCGAGTGGTCTCCCCATCGTCGCAACGCGCCACGCGAGCATTCCCGAGCAGGTCGCGCACGAGTCGTCCGGATTGCTGTGCGACGAGGGTGATTGGCAGGCGATGGGCGCGCACATGCTGCGGCTCGCGGCCGACCCGGCGCTCAGGTGTCGGATGGGGCAGGCCGCCCGCGAGCGGATCGCCGCATTCGACCTGGCCGGCCAGATCGAACGACTGGAACGGCTGCTCTGCGATGCGGCAGCCGACTCCCCCGGCGCATGA
- a CDS encoding MOP flippase family protein → MSLHAEARSGVRWTAFAAGGQIIAQLLQLVVVARVLRPEDFGLMGMVVVVLGLTQAYADVGISAAIVYHQGLSRAQLSSLYWLNMLVGALLFGALWLAAPLASALFHEPRLVPLVQVTGIVFLIQPIGRQFEAILQRDLRFDVLARQDLFGAASGAVAAIAGALGGLGVWALVLGTLVTAVARAVLVASEGLRLHRPALHFRWSDVRGLVGFGLYQMGERTISYIGQRLDQFLVGSMLGAEALGFYSFALNLISQPVNRINPVVTKVAFPLFCRVQDEPVRLRRGFVKMLELVTAINAPLLLGLAAVAPWFIVVVFGAKWAAAIPLVQVLALVGLGRCIGNLKGSLLLARGRVDLGFWWNVLLLALNVPALVVGVRYGGALGVAVMLLATQVVLGALGYPVLVRPTAGDCGREYLGAVATPLALALMATLPMYLLGSLVPWNDAAVLAIQIAGAVLVYLVALRALTPGLYAELRRFLPGGSGTGRAMIAPTSAEL, encoded by the coding sequence GTGAGCCTCCACGCCGAAGCCAGATCAGGTGTCCGGTGGACCGCCTTCGCCGCCGGCGGCCAGATCATCGCACAGCTGCTGCAACTCGTCGTCGTGGCGCGCGTCCTCCGGCCGGAGGACTTCGGACTCATGGGCATGGTGGTGGTCGTGCTCGGGCTGACGCAGGCGTACGCCGACGTCGGCATCAGCGCGGCCATCGTCTACCACCAGGGCCTCAGTCGCGCCCAGCTCTCGTCGCTCTACTGGTTGAATATGCTGGTTGGCGCGCTGCTATTCGGCGCCCTGTGGCTCGCGGCTCCACTGGCGAGCGCCCTGTTCCACGAGCCGCGTCTCGTGCCGCTGGTGCAGGTCACGGGAATCGTGTTCCTGATCCAGCCGATCGGCAGACAGTTCGAGGCGATCCTGCAGCGGGACCTCCGGTTCGACGTTCTTGCCCGCCAGGACCTGTTTGGGGCGGCGAGCGGAGCCGTCGCCGCGATCGCCGGGGCGCTGGGCGGCCTCGGCGTCTGGGCGCTCGTGCTCGGCACGCTCGTTACCGCGGTCGCGCGCGCGGTGCTCGTCGCATCGGAAGGACTGCGCCTGCATCGCCCGGCGTTGCACTTCCGGTGGTCCGACGTGCGCGGATTGGTCGGGTTCGGCCTCTACCAGATGGGCGAACGGACCATCAGCTACATTGGCCAGCGGCTCGACCAATTTCTCGTGGGGAGTATGCTCGGCGCCGAGGCGCTCGGCTTCTACAGCTTCGCGCTCAACCTGATCTCGCAGCCGGTCAACCGGATCAATCCGGTCGTGACCAAGGTGGCGTTTCCACTCTTCTGTCGGGTGCAGGACGAGCCGGTGCGGCTGCGGCGGGGATTCGTGAAGATGCTTGAACTGGTCACGGCCATCAACGCGCCGCTCCTGCTCGGGCTCGCCGCAGTGGCGCCGTGGTTCATCGTCGTCGTGTTTGGCGCCAAGTGGGCCGCCGCCATCCCCCTCGTGCAGGTGCTCGCCCTCGTCGGGCTCGGACGCTGCATCGGCAACTTGAAGGGCAGCCTGCTCCTCGCGCGCGGGCGGGTGGATCTGGGGTTCTGGTGGAACGTGCTCCTCCTCGCGCTCAACGTGCCCGCGCTCGTCGTCGGCGTGCGCTATGGGGGAGCGCTCGGCGTTGCCGTCATGCTCCTCGCGACGCAGGTCGTTCTTGGTGCGCTCGGATATCCGGTGCTCGTACGGCCGACTGCCGGCGACTGCGGCCGGGAGTACCTGGGCGCCGTCGCGACTCCGCTGGCTCTCGCGCTCATGGCGACGCTTCCGATGTACCTGCTCGGCTCGCTCGTGCCCTGGAACGACGCCGCGGTGCTCGCGATTCAGATCGCGGGGGCGGTGCTGGTTTACCTCGTCGCGCTCCGAGCGCTCACGCCGGGGCTGTACGCGGAGCTTCGCCGATTCCTGCCGGGAGGCTCGGGCACGGGGCGGGCGATGATCGCGCCAACGTCCGCCGAGCTGTGA
- a CDS encoding O-antigen ligase family protein — protein sequence MTAETATAPAVRAHGAATRAQPLRRVLWFFPAAFVVETILGGPAGLRAAPSRYILFFATVLSLTLLALRRGRVRPRVLRALLAVLGFLAFNLAWATAIPTVHGEDLFTALAEIRAILVLVPVVFFIAATDAGDAPVRTMQRIVIGGATVLATLQVVIWAAGTLAPAAQLVIRFGLGWLYRYQSMYIGHMPDGFYRVFWICTLWEMVALFWLPSLRGEVRARGLRALILSAGLLVSYSRGLWLATGLGGITFLVLRTRLAGTIPAPARLVRRVVVGAAGITALAAAAGWDQVSIRLTSAFNSQDVSVSERLRQLPYLLDLWDKSPIFGNGYGAYAVQHVRDVHAPFSYEYTPAALLAKLGLIGSLVFWSFFIALMATAVALAGRRQPLDTAVFAGALVAVLASSLTNPLMINFVGMTIIGCLVIQWASLVAGPPPARGADG from the coding sequence ATGACGGCAGAAACGGCGACGGCCCCGGCGGTCCGCGCGCACGGTGCCGCGACGCGAGCGCAGCCGCTCCGGCGCGTGCTCTGGTTCTTCCCCGCGGCCTTCGTTGTCGAAACCATCCTGGGCGGCCCGGCGGGCCTCCGCGCCGCGCCCTCCCGCTACATCCTCTTCTTCGCCACGGTCCTGAGCCTCACGCTACTCGCGCTGCGGCGGGGGCGGGTTCGCCCCCGCGTGCTGCGCGCGCTGCTCGCCGTGCTCGGATTTCTCGCTTTCAATCTTGCGTGGGCGACCGCGATCCCGACGGTGCACGGCGAGGACCTCTTCACGGCGTTGGCCGAGATCCGCGCCATCCTGGTGCTCGTGCCGGTCGTATTCTTCATCGCCGCGACCGACGCGGGCGATGCGCCCGTGCGCACGATGCAGCGGATCGTGATTGGCGGGGCGACCGTGCTCGCGACGTTGCAGGTCGTGATCTGGGCCGCCGGCACCCTGGCGCCCGCCGCACAGCTCGTGATTCGATTTGGCCTGGGATGGCTCTATCGCTACCAGTCGATGTACATCGGGCACATGCCCGACGGGTTCTACCGGGTCTTCTGGATCTGCACGCTGTGGGAGATGGTCGCGCTCTTCTGGCTGCCCAGCCTGCGCGGTGAGGTGCGGGCGCGCGGGCTCCGCGCCCTCATCCTGAGCGCCGGATTGCTGGTGAGTTATTCCCGCGGGCTCTGGCTCGCGACCGGTCTTGGCGGGATCACGTTTCTCGTGCTTCGGACCCGCCTCGCCGGCACCATTCCCGCGCCGGCGCGGCTCGTGCGCCGGGTGGTGGTCGGTGCGGCCGGCATCACGGCACTCGCCGCCGCCGCGGGCTGGGACCAGGTTTCCATCCGGCTGACTTCGGCGTTCAACAGCCAGGACGTGAGCGTGTCGGAGCGCCTGCGGCAGCTACCGTACCTGCTCGATTTGTGGGACAAGAGCCCGATTTTCGGCAACGGGTACGGCGCGTACGCCGTGCAGCACGTGCGCGACGTGCACGCGCCGTTCAGCTACGAGTACACGCCGGCCGCGCTTCTCGCCAAGCTGGGGCTCATCGGTTCGCTCGTGTTCTGGTCGTTTTTCATTGCCCTGATGGCGACGGCTGTGGCGCTCGCGGGGCGGCGGCAGCCGCTCGACACCGCCGTGTTTGCGGGCGCGCTGGTTGCCGTGCTCGCGTCGTCGCTTACGAATCCGCTCATGATCAATTTCGTCGGCATGACGATCATCGGATGCCTCGTAATCCAGTGGGCATCTCTGGTCGCAGGCCCACCACCCGCCCGGGGCGCCGACGGGTGA
- the rfbA gene encoding glucose-1-phosphate thymidylyltransferase RfbA, translating into MTRGIILAGGAGTRLLPATRVLSKQLIPIYDKPMIYYPLTTLMLAGIRDILLISTPEDLPRFGALLGDGAALGLSIRYAEQPRPEGLAQAFLIGADFIAGDPVALILGDNLFFGQGMSQQLQRVAARTSGATVFAYRVRDPERYGVVSFDVAGRAVSIEEKPAQPRSSYAVVGLYFYDRDVVPLARGLRPSSRGELEITDLNRLYLERGALNVELLGRGVAWLDTGTHEALLAASHFVSVVEERQGLKIGAPEEAAYRMGFIDAAGLERAAQPLAKTPYGQYLLSLLREPEARLAAR; encoded by the coding sequence ATGACGCGAGGGATCATCCTGGCCGGAGGTGCGGGCACCCGCCTGCTGCCGGCTACGCGCGTGCTGAGCAAGCAGTTGATCCCGATCTACGACAAGCCGATGATCTACTACCCGCTCACGACGCTGATGCTCGCCGGCATCCGCGACATCCTGCTCATCAGCACGCCGGAGGACCTGCCCCGCTTCGGGGCACTCCTTGGAGACGGCGCGGCGCTCGGCCTCTCGATCCGCTATGCCGAGCAGCCCCGGCCGGAGGGACTCGCGCAGGCGTTCCTCATCGGCGCGGATTTTATCGCCGGCGACCCCGTGGCGCTCATCCTGGGGGACAATCTCTTCTTCGGGCAGGGGATGTCGCAGCAGCTGCAACGGGTGGCGGCGCGCACGTCGGGCGCCACCGTGTTCGCCTACCGCGTGCGCGACCCCGAGCGCTACGGCGTGGTGAGCTTCGACGTGGCCGGACGCGCGGTGAGCATCGAGGAAAAGCCGGCGCAGCCGCGCTCGTCGTACGCCGTCGTGGGCCTCTACTTCTATGATCGCGACGTGGTGCCGCTCGCGCGCGGGCTCCGGCCCTCGTCCCGCGGCGAGCTCGAGATCACCGATCTCAACCGGCTCTACCTCGAGCGCGGCGCACTGAACGTGGAGCTGCTGGGCCGCGGCGTCGCCTGGCTCGACACCGGCACGCACGAGGCGCTGCTGGCGGCGTCGCACTTCGTGAGCGTAGTGGAGGAGCGGCAGGGTTTGAAGATCGGCGCGCCCGAGGAGGCCGCCTATCGGATGGGCTTCATCGATGCGGCCGGTCTGGAGCGTGCCGCCCAGCCGCTCGCGAAGACGCCGTACGGCCAGTACCTGCTCTCGCTCCTGCGCGAGCCCGAGGCGCGCCTGGCGGCCCGATGA